From the genome of Rhodocyclaceae bacterium:
TCCCGTCCGGCCCGAGCCGCCGGGTCATCCAGCCGATCGCGTTGTACTCGTGGTTGCCGAGCACGCACAGCGCCTCGCCGTCATCGACCATCGACTTCACCATCTCCACCACCCGCACCTGCTCCGGGCCGCGGTCGACCAGGTCGCCGACGAACACGGCCTTCCGGCCGTACGGCGCGCGCCAGCCCTTCCCGCTCGGGACGTAGCCCATCCGCCGCAGCAGCGCCTCGAGCGGTGCGGCATAGCCGTGGATATCGCCGATCACATCGTAAGCAGTCATCAGAACCTCCTTAGTTGCATCCCACAACGAACACAGTATGCACGTGTTAGGTGTACGATGCAACTATCAAACTCAGGTCCACCCAGCATGGCTGCCACATCCACTCCCCCGATCCATCCGATGCCCTTCACCCGCCTCGAGCTCGCGGTCTTCGCGGTGCGAGAGGGCATGCTGCAGGTCCTGCTCGCCCGACGCGCCGAGGCGCCGCATGCCGGACGCTGGGCACTGCCCGGCGGGGTGCTGCGGGTAGATCTCGACGCCTCGCTCGAAGCCGGAGCACAGCGCGTGGCCACCGAGCGCCTGGGCGCGCCGCTGCCGCTGCTGCGCCAGCTGTGCGCGGTGGGCGGACCCCAGCGCGATCCGCGTGCGCCCTGGGCGCTGAGCGTCGTCTATCGGGGGCTGGTCCCGGCCGACGCGCCCGACTTCAGCGCAGGCAAGCGCATCGAAGCACTCGCCTGGCGCAGCGTGGACGAGGCGATCGCGGCGCCGCTGGCCTTCGACCACGCCACGCTCGTCGACAAGGCAGTGCGTGCGATGCGCGCTGACATCGACGTGCTGGACCTGCCGTTCGGCTGCCTGCCGGACGCGTTCACGCTCGGTGAACTGCAATCGTTCTGCGAGCATGTGCTCGGGCATCCGCTCGACAAGTCGAGCTTCCGGCGACGCCTGTCGGATCGGGACCTGCTGGTGCCGGTGGATGGGGAGTTCCGGGTGGGGGCGTTTCGGCCGGCGCAGTTGTTTCGGGGGGCCACGGTGGGGCGCTGAGCCGATGGAGAGTGTCCGGATTTTTGTGTGCGAGGCGTTGATTGCACTGGTCGTTTACGTCCGTCTATACTGAAAATTCGGTGCATCGTGACGACAAAAGAACAACCTGTCATCGACGGAGGAACTCCAAGTGAAGACCATCACACCCACGCAAGAAGAAATGAAGAGTCGTATCGCGAGGTTCAAGGAACTCAAGCCGCGCGGTGCCCACTTCGAGAAGGAATTCGGCATCCCCTTCGAGGTGATCCGGCTCATCAATCCCAAAGCGAACTATGTGGTGATGGCACCCCAGTCTGTCGGGGGACACCTGTCGCCAAACCCTGCCGTCGTCGGCGGCGACAAGGGCGTTTTCCGTATCGGCATTGCCGAGTGCACCCCGGGCGATGGCCCGGCGCTGCATGTGCACTGGAAGACGCATGAGACGTTCATGCCGCTCTCGGGCCGTTGGGAGTTGCAGTGGGGTGACGAGGGACAGGAGAAGGTCGTTCTGGAGCCCTTCGACCTGTTCGCGGTGCCCCCGGCGGTGACGCGCCGCTTTGTGAATGTGTCCGACCAGAATGCGCACCTGCTGGTGATCATCCAGGGCCAGCCCGAGGATTTTGACGACGTGGGCTTATCCCCGCTCTGGGGGCAGAAGATCGTCGATAAACACGGTCAGGGCATGCTTGACAAGCTGATCAGCCACGGCTGGCGATTTACGCTGGAGGCGCCTGAGGCGGACGCCCCCCGGATCAACGCCGCTCGCGCCTGAGTCCGGGGGTGAGTATTTCCCCGGAGTATCAGGCTGCGCTGGAATGTCTGCGGGCAGCGGGCGTTACGAACGCTGATCCGACTGCTGCCAGTCTCGAAGAAGCGCGGGCCACGCAGCAGCGCTACTTCGCCTTTCTGGCGGAGGATCCGCCGCCGGTACCTGAAATCGAAGACCACGAACTGCAGGGGCCTTCCGGACCGCTCCGGTTGCGCCTTTACTACCCGACGGGCTCACGTGGGAAACCTGCCGTTCTGTTCGTCCGGGGCGCAGGTTGGTGGGCAGGAGATCTCGACTCCCACGATCGCACTGCGCGGCTGTGTGCGCTGAAAAGCGGTCTTCCGGTCTGCTCGGTGGACTACCACTGCGCGCCCGAAGCGCATTTTCCGCAGCAGCGCGACGAGGTCATTTGTGCCGTCGAATGGATCAACGCCAACGGTCAACGTCTGGGCGTCGACGGCAAATCCATCCTGCTCTGGGGCGAGTCTGCAGGCGCGAGTCTGAGCGTACTCGCCGCGTCCCGGCTGCGCGCGATCGGTGACAGATCAGTCAAGGGCCTGCTGCTTTTCTACGGCAACTTCGAAGGGCCGACCGATCAGACGCGAGCCTACTCGAAGTGGGTCTGGACCCAATACCTCGGCACGCCCTGGCAGCAAGTAACGCCGCAGGCGGTGCCGTTGCGCAACGAACTTGCGGGGCTGCCGCCGACATGGCTGGGCGTGGGTGACGAAGACCCGCTGTTGCGCGACACGCTGCTCATGGAACAGGCGCTCAAGGCGGCGGGCGTAGCGACTACGCTCAGGAGATATCCCGGCCTGCCGCATGGGTTCGTCACGATGAACCGAGTGTTCCCGGGGGCGGTGTCCGCCATCGAGGAGGCTGCGGTTTACGCGCGCGAGTACGCAGGGCTGGCTTAGATCGATCGGAAGCGCTGGAATCAGAGCCGCCGCGAGCGGCCAGCCACCAGGCTTTCGGACAGGAGGATGAGCATGTTCGTTAGGCGTCTGATTGCAGCGCTTTTTCTTGCGGGACTCGCACAAGCCGCGTGGGCTGCGTGGCCAGACCGGCCGATCCGGCTGGTAGTGCCGTTCCCCCCAGGTGGTACCAACGATGCGATCGGACGGTCGCTGGCAGCGCAGGTGGCCGACCAGATGGGCGTGTCGATCGTCATCGACAACCGGGCAGGCGCGAACGGAATCATCGGCTACGAAATCGTGGCGCGGTCCTCGCCCGACGGGTACACGCTGCTCCATACCTCGCCATCGTTCACGATCAACCCGAGCATCTACCGAAAGTTGCCGTTCGATGTCGAGCGGGACTTCACGGCGATTGCGAAGTTCGTGCAGGGTGCCGGCTACTTCCTTCTCGTGCCTCAGAACAGCCGTTACAAGTCCCTGCAGGACTTTCTCGCACGGGCGCGGGAGCAGCCTGTTTCGTACGGATCGGCTGGCGTGGGAAACACCCTCCACCTGGCGGCAGCGCTGCTGGGAGTGACTGGCAAGCTGAACCTGCTGCACGTGCCGTTCAAGGGCATGGCCCCTTCGCTGACTGCCGTCATGAGCGGCGAGGTGGAATTCATCATGGCGCCACCACCTGTAGTCATGCAGCACATTCAATCCGGCCGGGTCCGCGCGCTCGGATTCACCGGCAAGGCCCGTCTGCCCGCTGCTTCAAGCGTGCCGACGGTCGCCGAGTCAGGGATTCCTGGCTACATCGTGCCCGGCGGCTGGTTTGGCTGGTTCTCGGCGGCACGCACGCCGATGGCGATCGCGAGCCGTTTACACCAGGAACTGGCGAAAGCCGTATACGAGCCGAAGGTGCTGGATTACGTGCG
Proteins encoded in this window:
- a CDS encoding alpha/beta hydrolase gives rise to the protein MSISPEYQAALECLRAAGVTNADPTAASLEEARATQQRYFAFLAEDPPPVPEIEDHELQGPSGPLRLRLYYPTGSRGKPAVLFVRGAGWWAGDLDSHDRTARLCALKSGLPVCSVDYHCAPEAHFPQQRDEVICAVEWINANGQRLGVDGKSILLWGESAGASLSVLAASRLRAIGDRSVKGLLLFYGNFEGPTDQTRAYSKWVWTQYLGTPWQQVTPQAVPLRNELAGLPPTWLGVGDEDPLLRDTLLMEQALKAAGVATTLRRYPGLPHGFVTMNRVFPGAVSAIEEAAVYAREYAGLA
- a CDS encoding NUDIX hydrolase; the protein is MAATSTPPIHPMPFTRLELAVFAVREGMLQVLLARRAEAPHAGRWALPGGVLRVDLDASLEAGAQRVATERLGAPLPLLRQLCAVGGPQRDPRAPWALSVVYRGLVPADAPDFSAGKRIEALAWRSVDEAIAAPLAFDHATLVDKAVRAMRADIDVLDLPFGCLPDAFTLGELQSFCEHVLGHPLDKSSFRRRLSDRDLLVPVDGEFRVGAFRPAQLFRGATVGR
- a CDS encoding cupin domain-containing protein; amino-acid sequence: MKTITPTQEEMKSRIARFKELKPRGAHFEKEFGIPFEVIRLINPKANYVVMAPQSVGGHLSPNPAVVGGDKGVFRIGIAECTPGDGPALHVHWKTHETFMPLSGRWELQWGDEGQEKVVLEPFDLFAVPPAVTRRFVNVSDQNAHLLVIIQGQPEDFDDVGLSPLWGQKIVDKHGQGMLDKLISHGWRFTLEAPEADAPRINAARA
- a CDS encoding tripartite tricarboxylate transporter substrate binding protein, with the translated sequence MADQMGVSIVIDNRAGANGIIGYEIVARSSPDGYTLLHTSPSFTINPSIYRKLPFDVERDFTAIAKFVQGAGYFLLVPQNSRYKSLQDFLARAREQPVSYGSAGVGNTLHLAAALLGVTGKLNLLHVPFKGMAPSLTAVMSGEVEFIMAPPPVVMQHIQSGRVRALGFTGKARLPAASSVPTVAESGIPGYIVPGGWFGWFSAARTPMAIASRLHQELAKAVYEPKVLDYVRSGGFDPEVVGPAEFQKFVSEDIRRYAAMVKAAGVEPQ